In Onychostoma macrolepis isolate SWU-2019 chromosome 06, ASM1243209v1, whole genome shotgun sequence, one DNA window encodes the following:
- the faimb gene encoding fas apoptotic inhibitory molecule b, with protein MSGDIVGAWDVSLSDGVYRVEFEHGTTTGKRVIYINGKEVLRRDWMFKLVGKETFPVGSTDTKATISIEAITGFSYEYTLEINGKSLQTFLDNRSKISKTWMLKLGGADYRVVLEKDTMDVWCNGQKMETMGEFTENGSETHFAVENHECCIKATSSGRKRNGIVHSLLVDGIRIEEAIE; from the exons ATGTCCGGAGACATTGTGGGAGCGTGGGACGTGTCGCTAAGTGATGGGGTTTACCGAGTTGAGTTTGAACATGGAACAACAACAGGAAAACGGGTCATTTACATTAATGGGAAG GAGGTGTTGAGGAGGGATTGGATGTTCAAACTGGTGGGCAAAGAAACATTCCCTGTTGGGAGCACAGATACAAAAGCAACCATCTCTATTGAGGCGATCACTGGGTTTTCCTATGAGTACACACTGGAAATCAACGGAAAAAGTCTCCAAACTTTTTTGGACAACCGATCAAAAATTTCCAAAACATGGATGTTGAAACTGGGTGGTGCTGATTACAGGGTAGTTCTAG AGAAAGACACTATGGATGTGTGGTGCAATGGACAGAAAATGGAGACTATG GGGGAGTTTACAGAGAATGGAAGCGAGACACACTTTGCAGTGGAGAACCATGAATGCTGCATTAAAGCAACAAGTAGTGGAAGGAAACGAAACGGAATAGTTCATTCCCTGCTGGTGGATGGAATCAGGATAGAAGAGGCCATTGAGTAA
- the ccdc80l1 gene encoding coiled-coil domain-containing protein 80: MKNLQVHVILLTLTWIHASDLKSSMVLNYTGAEEGHAQLQPNTFVKKYTNDIQSYRRSARLSTSGNTDILRKPQNGQTVESSRPPARRLLKGQRPVPHRKPSVIDSSPAQEPNFQSTPLGATSSINILAGFAGKNRVLVISAPNDSDGYYRIMMNLLKPGVYCEMADRHMQQIIIFHEKGKMGGKVRRVSNQGSLVEEPLDPALVPRLMGFLKLEDGKFGMVLLRKTLQVEERYPYPVQLEAIYEAVDQAPMRRQEKARQKGFVQKCKTAGVEGQVVQSVGSNAVGLQPQVNMPENTRRHKVKPVPEPTQTTRAQISTTISSTTMPTTTKRTPTTLKTTTSKPPTTTTITTTAPSTSIFPSTTTTITTHIPTTVEQTYPHTTVPWHTSVPNTSERVYRPSPQNSVRDKTTHLPVTSNFYKQHKEKYLDHTQKISTAISPTQASIQKPKDKLPVVKHGWNKKLSQHSRDHDTQRPTANKPETELMTTQKGKTKPDSAKRRKKMDRPEKPVKKIPAGKKDSEVTKETNVSVQNKKAQKPDVFEERAGVDHAANPKKSLETFLSYFQRRRRLVIITAPDEQNYMYSEQRDEYLEQVCDMALRKISIISIFGPLTNSTMKIEHYQTEQDNPLRGLPDSELINQDLITAFRKHFGMIYNDFNMMLTDFDMKVKQRYEVPIVMKAVFDYIDTLSTSIKETEQQRKLAVMCKKEDKSRSLEDFLSRFRWRRRLFVISTPSDEEWAYQQQLYTINSQACNLGLRHISLFKLVGKTLDDMSGVLELYPINGSASVDREDLSASLVQDIRNYFQISQEYFSMLLVGKDGNVKSWYPSPMWSMSIIYELVDSMQLRRQEMAIQQSLGMRCPDDDYSHHRGYGY, translated from the exons ATGAAAAATCTTCAGGTACATGTCATTTTGTTGACTCTGACGTGGATTCATGCATCTGACTTGAAGTCTTCCATGGTCCTGAATTACACAGGAGCAGAAGAAGGACATGCACAATTACAACCAAACACTTTTGTCAAAAAGTACACAAATGATATACAATCATATAGAAGATCTGCAAGGTTATCCACTTCCGGGAACACAGATATACTCAGGAAGCCTCAGAATGGTCAGACCGTGGAGTCCTCACGACCCCCTGCCAGGAGGCTCCTGAAAGGGCAAAGACCGGTTCCACACAGGAAACCCAGTGTAATTGACAGCAGTCCTGCTCAAGAACCTAATTTTCAATCTACTCCACTGGGCGCCACTAGCTCCATTAACATCCTGGCTGGCTTTGCAGGTAAAAACCGCGTGCTGGTCATTTCGGCTCCCAACGACTCTGATGGCTATTACAGGATAATGATGAACTTGCTCAAGCCTGGAGTGTACTGTGAGATGGCGGACAGACACATGCAGCAGATCATAATATTTCATGAAAAGGGGAAGATGGGAGGCAAGGTGAGAAGAGTTAGCAATCAGGGATCTCTGGTGGAGGAGCCGCTGGATCCAGCCCTGGTGCCAAGGCTGATGGGCTTCCTGAAGTTGGAGGATGGTAAGTTTGGAATGGTGCTTCTAAGAAAAACCCTtcaggtagaggaaagatacccATACCCTGTTCAGCTGGAGGCAATTTATGAAGCTGTAGACCAGGCACCTATGCGTAGACAGGAGAAGGCCAGGCAAAAGGGCTTTGTGCAAAAGTGCAAGACTGCTGGAGTTGAGGGCCAGGTGGTGCAGTCTGTTGGCTCAAATGCAGTTGGTTTGCAACCACAGGTGAACATGCCGGAAAATACAAGGCGACACAAGGTAAAACCTGTCCCTGAGCCCACTCAGACAACTCGGGCACAAATATCAACTACCATCAGTAGTACTACAATGCCTACAACCACAAAACGTACACCGACTACCTTGAAAACTACAACCTCAAAACCTCCAACTACAACTACTATAACAACCACTGCACCCTCTACCTCCATTTTTCCCTCAACAACAACTACTATTACTACACATATACCCACCACAGTGGAGCAAACGTATCCACACACAACCGTACCCTGGCACACATCTGTTCCCAATACCTCTGAACGTGTCTACCGGCCCTCACCTCAAAACAGTGTGAGGGACAAAACTACTCATCTCCCTGTTACCTCAAACTtctacaaacaacataaagaaaAATACCTAGACCACACGCAAAAGATTTCAACTGCAATCTCACCAACACAAGCATCCATACAGAAGCCCAAGGACAAACTGCCTGTGGTGAAACATGGATGGAATAAAAAGCTTAGTCAGCACAGCAGAGATCATGACACACAGAGGCCCACTGCTAATAAACCAGAGACAGAACTTATGACCACCCAAAAGGGGAAAACTAAACCTGACAGTGCCAAAAGGAGGAAGAAGATGGATAGACCTGAAAAACCTGTAAAGAAGATACCTGCAGGGAAAAAAGACTCAGAAGTGACTAAGGAGACAAATGTCAGTgttcaaaacaaaaaagcacaaaagccAGATGTCTTTGAAGAAAGGGCTGGTGTGGATCATGCAGCGAATCCCAAGAAATCGTTAGAAACTTtcttgagttattttcagagaaGACGACGACTCGTG ATAATTACTGCTCCAGATGAGCAGAATTATATGTACAGTGAACAGAGGGATGAGTACCTGGAGCAAGTTTGTGATATGGCACTACGTAAAATTTCCATTATCAGCATCTTTGGGCCCCTCACAAACAGTACCATGAAGATTGAACACTACCAGACAG aaCAGGATAACCCCTTGCGGGGCCTGCCGGACAGTGAACTCATCAACCAGGACCTCATCACAGCATTTCGGAAGCATTTTGGGATGATTTATAATGATTTCAACATGATGTTGACAGACTTTGACATGAAAGTCAAG CAACGATATGAAGTGCCAATTGTCATGAAAGCAGTGTTTGACTACATTGACACATTGTCAACCAGCATTAAAGAAACAGAACAGCAGAGGAAACTTGCAGTTATGTGCAAGAAAGAAGATAAATCAAGATCTCTCGAGGACTTCCTATCTAG ATTCCGTTGGAGGCGGAGACTGTTTGTAATATCCACCCCTAGTGATGAAGAATGGGCCTATCAGCAACAACTCTACACCATTAATAGCCAAGCCTGCAATCTGG GCCTGCGTCATATATCTCTATTTAAACTTGTTGGAAAAACCCTGGATGACATGAGTGGAGTCCTGGAGCTTTATCCCATAAATG GAAGTGCATCAGTGGACCGTGAGGACCTGTCTGCTTCGCTGGTGCAGGACATTAGGAACTACTTCCAGATCAGCCAAGAGTATTTCTCCATGCTGCTTGTCGGGAAAGATGGCAATGTGAAATCCTGGTATCCCTCCCCTATGTGGTCCATGTCAATCATTTATGAGCTGGTCGACTCCATGCAGCTTCGCAGGCAGGAGATGGCCATCCAGCAGTCCCTTGGCATGCGCTGCCCTGACGATGACTACAGTCATCATCGTGGTTACGGATATTAA
- the slc19a2 gene encoding thiamine transporter 1 isoform X3, translated as MCLKGDVVSEIYPFWTYSYLVLLFPVFLATDYLRYKPVLIVQAASFIVTYALLMKAQSVRAMQLLEFFFGLATATEVAYYSYIYSIVEPSHYQRVTGFCRSVTLLGSAIGSLIGQILVSVAQVPLFYLNVITLVSSCIAFVAPWFLPMPSKSLFFHHRESSSQDEGVLEPINSSQLIEKPEDPESKIQLSADERTTLKDKTSSSGLLEVVKMLWSDFLECYSCSTLLAWSVWWALSTCGYLQVVNYAQALWEKILPSSDFEIYNGYVETISTLLGAFAAFAVSFVKVSWAVWGELALCIFSVVIAVCVYLMDTVRNIWVCYTSYMLFRATYMLLITIAMYQIAANLSVKRYALVFGVNTFIALLLQTLLTVIVVDSAGLGLDIFLQFLIYASYFAVIAVIFFIAWLYKLFKRRGPERPNELPSTETIPEA; from the exons GTTGTGAGTGAGATCTATCCATTCTGGACATATTCCTACCTCGTGCTGCTTTTCCCTGTTTTTCTGGCCACAGATTACCTTCGCTACAAACCTGTGCTCATTGTCCAGGCGGCCAGCTTCATAGTGACATATGCTTTGCTCATGAAGGCCCAGAGTGTGAGGGCCATGCAGTTATTGGAGTTCTTTTTCGGTCTGGCAACTGCCACTGAAGTTGCCTACTATTCCTACATCTACAGCATCGTGGAGCCATCTCATTATCAGAGGGTGACTGGTTTTTGTCGCAGTGTCACTCTGTTGGGCTCAGCCATTGGCTCACTCATCGGACAGATTCTGGTGTCTGTAGCCCAGGTGCCTCTGTTTTACTTGAATGTCATCACACTGGTGTCCTCCTGCATAGCCTTCGTTGCCCCTTGGTTCCTACCCATGCCCAGTAAGAGCCTGTTCTTTCACCACAGAGAGAGCAGCTCTCAGGATGAAGGAGTTCTGGAACCCATTAACAGCAGTCAGCTGATCGAGAAGCCAGAGGATCCAGAGTCCAAAATACAGCTTAGCGCCGACGAAAGAACA ACTCTCAAGGACAAGACTAGCAGTAGTGGATTACTGGAAGTGGTAAAAATGCTCTGGTCAGACTTCCTTGAGTGTTACTCCTGCTCTACCCTACTTGCCTGGTCAGTGTGGTGGGCTTTATCCACATGTGGTTATCTCCAGGTGGTTAATTACGCTCAAGCACTCTGGGAGAAAATCTTGCCTTCCAGTGATTTTGAGATCTACAATGGATACGTGGAGACAATTTCTACCTTGCTTG GCGCTTTTGCAGCATTTGCTGTAAGCTTTGTGAAAGTGTCCTGGGCAGTGTGGGGAGAACTGGCTCTCTGCATTTTCTCTGTGGTGATtgcagtgtgtgtgtacctTATGGACACTGTCAGAAATATCTGGGTTTGCTACACTTCCTACATGCTCTTCAGAGCTACCTACATGCTGCTTATCACCATAGCAAT GTATCAGATAGCTGCTAACCTAAGTGTGAAACGATATGCTTTGGTTTTTGGAGTAAACACTTTCATCGCACTTTTACTGCAGACGCTTCTTACCGTGATTGTAGTAGATTCTGCCGGTCTAGGCCTGGACATTTTTCTACAG TTTCTGATCTATGCAAGTTACTTTGCTGTGATAGCTGTGATATTCTTTATTGCTTGGCTGTATAAACTGTTCAAAAGAAGGGGACCTGAAAGACCGAATGAATTACCCTCAACAGAGACCATTCCAGAAGCTTGA
- the slc19a2 gene encoding thiamine transporter 1 isoform X4 — MKAQSVRAMQLLEFFFGLATATEVAYYSYIYSIVEPSHYQRVTGFCRSVTLLGSAIGSLIGQILVSVAQVPLFYLNVITLVSSCIAFVAPWFLPMPSKSLFFHHRESSSQDEGVLEPINSSQLIEKPEDPESKIQLSADERTTLKDKTSSSGLLEVVKMLWSDFLECYSCSTLLAWSVWWALSTCGYLQVVNYAQALWEKILPSSDFEIYNGYVETISTLLGAFAAFAVSFVKVSWAVWGELALCIFSVVIAVCVYLMDTVRNIWVCYTSYMLFRATYMLLITIAMYQIAANLSVKRYALVFGVNTFIALLLQTLLTVIVVDSAGLGLDIFLQFLIYASYFAVIAVIFFIAWLYKLFKRRGPERPNELPSTETIPEA; from the exons ATGAAGGCCCAGAGTGTGAGGGCCATGCAGTTATTGGAGTTCTTTTTCGGTCTGGCAACTGCCACTGAAGTTGCCTACTATTCCTACATCTACAGCATCGTGGAGCCATCTCATTATCAGAGGGTGACTGGTTTTTGTCGCAGTGTCACTCTGTTGGGCTCAGCCATTGGCTCACTCATCGGACAGATTCTGGTGTCTGTAGCCCAGGTGCCTCTGTTTTACTTGAATGTCATCACACTGGTGTCCTCCTGCATAGCCTTCGTTGCCCCTTGGTTCCTACCCATGCCCAGTAAGAGCCTGTTCTTTCACCACAGAGAGAGCAGCTCTCAGGATGAAGGAGTTCTGGAACCCATTAACAGCAGTCAGCTGATCGAGAAGCCAGAGGATCCAGAGTCCAAAATACAGCTTAGCGCCGACGAAAGAACA ACTCTCAAGGACAAGACTAGCAGTAGTGGATTACTGGAAGTGGTAAAAATGCTCTGGTCAGACTTCCTTGAGTGTTACTCCTGCTCTACCCTACTTGCCTGGTCAGTGTGGTGGGCTTTATCCACATGTGGTTATCTCCAGGTGGTTAATTACGCTCAAGCACTCTGGGAGAAAATCTTGCCTTCCAGTGATTTTGAGATCTACAATGGATACGTGGAGACAATTTCTACCTTGCTTG GCGCTTTTGCAGCATTTGCTGTAAGCTTTGTGAAAGTGTCCTGGGCAGTGTGGGGAGAACTGGCTCTCTGCATTTTCTCTGTGGTGATtgcagtgtgtgtgtacctTATGGACACTGTCAGAAATATCTGGGTTTGCTACACTTCCTACATGCTCTTCAGAGCTACCTACATGCTGCTTATCACCATAGCAAT GTATCAGATAGCTGCTAACCTAAGTGTGAAACGATATGCTTTGGTTTTTGGAGTAAACACTTTCATCGCACTTTTACTGCAGACGCTTCTTACCGTGATTGTAGTAGATTCTGCCGGTCTAGGCCTGGACATTTTTCTACAG TTTCTGATCTATGCAAGTTACTTTGCTGTGATAGCTGTGATATTCTTTATTGCTTGGCTGTATAAACTGTTCAAAAGAAGGGGACCTGAAAGACCGAATGAATTACCCTCAACAGAGACCATTCCAGAAGCTTGA
- the slc19a2 gene encoding thiamine transporter 1 isoform X1 gives MSQPWLYPTVLLCIYGFFCSYRPLEPFLTSFLMGPDKNLTVTEVVSEIYPFWTYSYLVLLFPVFLATDYLRYKPVLIVQAASFIVTYALLMKAQSVRAMQLLEFFFGLATATEVAYYSYIYSIVEPSHYQRVTGFCRSVTLLGSAIGSLIGQILVSVAQVPLFYLNVITLVSSCIAFVAPWFLPMPSKSLFFHHRESSSQDEGVLEPINSSQLIEKPEDPESKIQLSADERTTLKDKTSSSGLLEVVKMLWSDFLECYSCSTLLAWSVWWALSTCGYLQVVNYAQALWEKILPSSDFEIYNGYVETISTLLGAFAAFAVSFVKVSWAVWGELALCIFSVVIAVCVYLMDTVRNIWVCYTSYMLFRATYMLLITIAMYQIAANLSVKRYALVFGVNTFIALLLQTLLTVIVVDSAGLGLDIFLQFLIYASYFAVIAVIFFIAWLYKLFKRRGPERPNELPSTETIPEA, from the exons GTTGTGAGTGAGATCTATCCATTCTGGACATATTCCTACCTCGTGCTGCTTTTCCCTGTTTTTCTGGCCACAGATTACCTTCGCTACAAACCTGTGCTCATTGTCCAGGCGGCCAGCTTCATAGTGACATATGCTTTGCTCATGAAGGCCCAGAGTGTGAGGGCCATGCAGTTATTGGAGTTCTTTTTCGGTCTGGCAACTGCCACTGAAGTTGCCTACTATTCCTACATCTACAGCATCGTGGAGCCATCTCATTATCAGAGGGTGACTGGTTTTTGTCGCAGTGTCACTCTGTTGGGCTCAGCCATTGGCTCACTCATCGGACAGATTCTGGTGTCTGTAGCCCAGGTGCCTCTGTTTTACTTGAATGTCATCACACTGGTGTCCTCCTGCATAGCCTTCGTTGCCCCTTGGTTCCTACCCATGCCCAGTAAGAGCCTGTTCTTTCACCACAGAGAGAGCAGCTCTCAGGATGAAGGAGTTCTGGAACCCATTAACAGCAGTCAGCTGATCGAGAAGCCAGAGGATCCAGAGTCCAAAATACAGCTTAGCGCCGACGAAAGAACA ACTCTCAAGGACAAGACTAGCAGTAGTGGATTACTGGAAGTGGTAAAAATGCTCTGGTCAGACTTCCTTGAGTGTTACTCCTGCTCTACCCTACTTGCCTGGTCAGTGTGGTGGGCTTTATCCACATGTGGTTATCTCCAGGTGGTTAATTACGCTCAAGCACTCTGGGAGAAAATCTTGCCTTCCAGTGATTTTGAGATCTACAATGGATACGTGGAGACAATTTCTACCTTGCTTG GCGCTTTTGCAGCATTTGCTGTAAGCTTTGTGAAAGTGTCCTGGGCAGTGTGGGGAGAACTGGCTCTCTGCATTTTCTCTGTGGTGATtgcagtgtgtgtgtacctTATGGACACTGTCAGAAATATCTGGGTTTGCTACACTTCCTACATGCTCTTCAGAGCTACCTACATGCTGCTTATCACCATAGCAAT GTATCAGATAGCTGCTAACCTAAGTGTGAAACGATATGCTTTGGTTTTTGGAGTAAACACTTTCATCGCACTTTTACTGCAGACGCTTCTTACCGTGATTGTAGTAGATTCTGCCGGTCTAGGCCTGGACATTTTTCTACAG TTTCTGATCTATGCAAGTTACTTTGCTGTGATAGCTGTGATATTCTTTATTGCTTGGCTGTATAAACTGTTCAAAAGAAGGGGACCTGAAAGACCGAATGAATTACCCTCAACAGAGACCATTCCAGAAGCTTGA
- the slc19a2 gene encoding thiamine transporter 1 isoform X2 has product MSQPWLYPTVLLCIYGFFCSYRPLEPFLTSFLMGPDKNLTVTERGSLHTLLTQDYLRYKPVLIVQAASFIVTYALLMKAQSVRAMQLLEFFFGLATATEVAYYSYIYSIVEPSHYQRVTGFCRSVTLLGSAIGSLIGQILVSVAQVPLFYLNVITLVSSCIAFVAPWFLPMPSKSLFFHHRESSSQDEGVLEPINSSQLIEKPEDPESKIQLSADERTTLKDKTSSSGLLEVVKMLWSDFLECYSCSTLLAWSVWWALSTCGYLQVVNYAQALWEKILPSSDFEIYNGYVETISTLLGAFAAFAVSFVKVSWAVWGELALCIFSVVIAVCVYLMDTVRNIWVCYTSYMLFRATYMLLITIAMYQIAANLSVKRYALVFGVNTFIALLLQTLLTVIVVDSAGLGLDIFLQFLIYASYFAVIAVIFFIAWLYKLFKRRGPERPNELPSTETIPEA; this is encoded by the exons AGAGGATCCCTGCATACCCTCCTGACTCAAG ATTACCTTCGCTACAAACCTGTGCTCATTGTCCAGGCGGCCAGCTTCATAGTGACATATGCTTTGCTCATGAAGGCCCAGAGTGTGAGGGCCATGCAGTTATTGGAGTTCTTTTTCGGTCTGGCAACTGCCACTGAAGTTGCCTACTATTCCTACATCTACAGCATCGTGGAGCCATCTCATTATCAGAGGGTGACTGGTTTTTGTCGCAGTGTCACTCTGTTGGGCTCAGCCATTGGCTCACTCATCGGACAGATTCTGGTGTCTGTAGCCCAGGTGCCTCTGTTTTACTTGAATGTCATCACACTGGTGTCCTCCTGCATAGCCTTCGTTGCCCCTTGGTTCCTACCCATGCCCAGTAAGAGCCTGTTCTTTCACCACAGAGAGAGCAGCTCTCAGGATGAAGGAGTTCTGGAACCCATTAACAGCAGTCAGCTGATCGAGAAGCCAGAGGATCCAGAGTCCAAAATACAGCTTAGCGCCGACGAAAGAACA ACTCTCAAGGACAAGACTAGCAGTAGTGGATTACTGGAAGTGGTAAAAATGCTCTGGTCAGACTTCCTTGAGTGTTACTCCTGCTCTACCCTACTTGCCTGGTCAGTGTGGTGGGCTTTATCCACATGTGGTTATCTCCAGGTGGTTAATTACGCTCAAGCACTCTGGGAGAAAATCTTGCCTTCCAGTGATTTTGAGATCTACAATGGATACGTGGAGACAATTTCTACCTTGCTTG GCGCTTTTGCAGCATTTGCTGTAAGCTTTGTGAAAGTGTCCTGGGCAGTGTGGGGAGAACTGGCTCTCTGCATTTTCTCTGTGGTGATtgcagtgtgtgtgtacctTATGGACACTGTCAGAAATATCTGGGTTTGCTACACTTCCTACATGCTCTTCAGAGCTACCTACATGCTGCTTATCACCATAGCAAT GTATCAGATAGCTGCTAACCTAAGTGTGAAACGATATGCTTTGGTTTTTGGAGTAAACACTTTCATCGCACTTTTACTGCAGACGCTTCTTACCGTGATTGTAGTAGATTCTGCCGGTCTAGGCCTGGACATTTTTCTACAG TTTCTGATCTATGCAAGTTACTTTGCTGTGATAGCTGTGATATTCTTTATTGCTTGGCTGTATAAACTGTTCAAAAGAAGGGGACCTGAAAGACCGAATGAATTACCCTCAACAGAGACCATTCCAGAAGCTTGA